One window from the genome of Cryptosporangium phraense encodes:
- a CDS encoding sensor histidine kinase, whose amino-acid sequence MFRLLRSAWDEPRPPDVPRRTRRDYALVAAFALAVLAEAAARSTLENRGATTAIALALLPALLIRRDHPLASVVIAFGITGLAAPVIGGEPRLSAMVYLLFLPYALYRWGSGAQIVVGSAVVLAKLASSLLVADFGPTEAGQGLAVLVATAALATAFRYRASARTRELARARSFEREQLARDLHDTVAHHVSAIAVRAQAGIAVPEAAVETLRVIEAEASRTLAEMRAIVRTLRDDEVADRAPLPGLPDVAGLADRRADPPVDVELADVSTIPTPVATALYRLAQESVTNARRHARRATRIEVRVTADDTSVHLRVHDDGEPATANGTGYGLRGMAERAALLGGSCEAGPDPERGWTVTARLPRA is encoded by the coding sequence GTGTTCCGCCTGCTCCGCTCGGCCTGGGACGAGCCCCGCCCACCCGACGTCCCGCGCCGCACCCGCCGCGACTATGCGCTCGTCGCCGCGTTCGCCCTCGCCGTCCTGGCCGAAGCGGCCGCGAGGTCGACCCTCGAGAACCGCGGGGCCACCACCGCGATCGCCCTCGCGCTCCTCCCGGCCCTGCTGATCCGCCGCGACCACCCGCTCGCGAGCGTCGTCATCGCCTTCGGGATCACCGGCCTGGCCGCACCGGTCATCGGCGGGGAACCCCGGCTGAGCGCGATGGTCTACCTGCTGTTCCTGCCGTACGCGCTGTACCGCTGGGGGTCGGGCGCCCAGATCGTCGTGGGGTCCGCGGTCGTCCTGGCGAAGCTCGCCTCCTCGCTGCTGGTCGCGGATTTCGGACCCACCGAGGCCGGCCAGGGCCTGGCCGTGCTGGTCGCGACCGCGGCCCTGGCGACGGCGTTCCGGTACCGGGCGAGTGCCCGCACGCGCGAACTGGCTCGGGCGCGGTCGTTCGAGCGCGAGCAGCTGGCCCGCGACCTGCACGACACCGTCGCCCACCACGTCTCGGCGATCGCGGTCCGGGCCCAGGCCGGGATCGCGGTTCCCGAGGCCGCGGTCGAGACGCTCCGCGTCATCGAGGCCGAGGCCTCCCGCACCCTGGCCGAGATGCGCGCGATCGTCCGAACCCTGCGCGACGACGAGGTCGCGGATCGCGCCCCCCTACCCGGGCTCCCGGACGTCGCCGGGCTCGCCGACCGCCGCGCCGATCCGCCGGTCGACGTCGAGCTCGCGGACGTGAGCACGATCCCCACCCCGGTCGCCACCGCCCTGTACCGGCTGGCCCAGGAGTCGGTCACCAACGCCCGCCGGCACGCCCGCCGGGCAACCCGGATCGAGGTGCGGGTGACCGCCGACGACACGTCCGTCCACCTGCGCGTCCACGACGACGGGGAGCCCGCGACCGCGAACGGGACCGGCTACGGCCTGCGCGGGATGGCCGAGCGGGCCGCGCTGCTCGGCGGCTCGTGCGAGGCCGGCCCCGACCCGGAGCGTGGCTGGACCGTCACCGCCCGGCTGCCGCGCGCATGA
- a CDS encoding response regulator, with protein sequence MTIRIVVADDQEIVRTGLRMILDAQPGLEVVGEADNGRRAVELARRLRPDVCLFDIRMPVLDGIEATRALSGPDVPDPIPVVVITTFDLDEHVYAALRAGARGFLLKDAGPALLTQAVTAAADGEALIAPAVTTRLLKTFSDAVPAARARQPIDPLTDREEQVLAAVARGRTNAEIAAELFVTLSTVKSHVASLMTKLGARNRVEVAIWAYETQRV encoded by the coding sequence ATGACGATCCGCATCGTCGTCGCCGACGACCAGGAGATCGTCCGCACCGGGCTGCGGATGATCCTCGACGCGCAGCCCGGCCTGGAGGTCGTCGGCGAAGCCGACAACGGCCGGCGGGCGGTCGAGCTGGCCCGCCGCCTGCGCCCCGACGTCTGTCTGTTCGACATCCGGATGCCGGTCCTCGACGGCATCGAGGCCACCCGCGCGCTGTCCGGTCCGGACGTCCCGGACCCGATCCCGGTCGTCGTCATCACGACGTTCGACCTCGACGAGCACGTCTACGCGGCGCTGCGCGCCGGGGCCCGCGGGTTCCTGCTCAAGGACGCCGGTCCGGCCCTGCTCACGCAGGCCGTCACGGCCGCCGCCGACGGCGAGGCGCTGATCGCGCCCGCGGTCACCACCCGCCTGCTCAAGACTTTTTCCGACGCCGTCCCGGCGGCCAGAGCCCGGCAACCGATCGATCCGCTGACCGACCGGGAGGAGCAGGTGCTGGCCGCGGTCGCGCGCGGCCGGACCAACGCCGAGATCGCGGCCGAGCTGTTCGTGACGCTGTCCACCGTGAAGTCACACGTCGCGAGCCTGATGACGAAGCTCGGCGCCCGGAACCGCGTCGAGGTCGCGATCTGGGCCTACGAGACCCAGCGCGTCTAG
- a CDS encoding response regulator: MTSVLLVDDEALVRTGLRLILETADDITVVGDADDGRAALDAVVRHRPDVVLMDLRMPVLDGVAATSALREREHSPAVIVLTTFNTDEDVFRALAAGANGFLLKDTPPTELLRAVRLAAAGDAILSPSVTRQVITRFTGDDGSRRRDAAARLENLTGREREVLIEIGRGAANADIASSLHMSEATVKSHVTHLFEKLAATNRVQLAIAAFRAGLVD; encoded by the coding sequence GTGACCTCGGTGCTGCTCGTGGACGACGAGGCGCTGGTCCGGACCGGGCTGCGGCTGATCCTCGAGACCGCGGACGACATCACGGTCGTCGGCGACGCCGACGACGGCCGGGCCGCGCTCGACGCGGTGGTCCGGCACCGGCCCGACGTCGTGCTGATGGATCTGCGCATGCCGGTCCTCGACGGGGTGGCGGCCACCAGCGCCCTGCGTGAACGCGAGCACTCGCCGGCGGTCATCGTGCTGACGACGTTCAACACGGACGAGGACGTCTTCCGCGCGCTGGCTGCCGGCGCCAACGGCTTCCTGCTCAAGGACACCCCGCCGACCGAGCTGCTGCGCGCGGTGAGGCTGGCCGCGGCCGGCGACGCGATCCTCTCGCCGAGCGTCACCCGCCAGGTCATCACCCGCTTCACCGGCGACGACGGCTCCCGGCGCCGGGACGCGGCCGCGCGCCTGGAGAACCTGACCGGCCGCGAGCGCGAGGTGCTGATCGAGATCGGCCGGGGCGCCGCCAACGCCGACATCGCGTCGAGTCTGCACATGAGCGAGGCCACGGTGAAGAGCCACGTCACGCATCTGTTCGAGAAACTCGCCGCGACGAACCGCGTCCAGCTGGCGATAGCCGCCTTCCGCGCCGGCCTCGTCGACTAG
- a CDS encoding sensor histidine kinase, producing the protein MTKNDPRIADGLIVAGCLFLTALAVKTPWSVLPLPVVAASGAAASVALWWRRGRPQVAVVAGALGYVFSGNPGPLLVALYGAGAYASRRSAALLGVVGWAGAVGWSWTDAGRFPAWDAAYFAVGVTVIVGLGVHIATRRELQEAWRERAERADAERQFHDEQARAAERNRIAREMHDVLAHKVSLIALHAGALELTADGGADRVREGAGLIRVTAREALTELRTVLGILQTGIETSASLPTLVADATRAGQEVTLDDRAGELPAPVARVVQRVVQEGLTNARKHAPGTAVRVVVARDESAVTVSVVNALAAGAPAEGAPADGALAGPAGSAGSAGSAGSARSAGGGLDLPGSGSGLVGLAERIRLVDGEWDARAVDGEWRVRATVPVAAPSAEERPAASGSAEASR; encoded by the coding sequence GCTGATCGTCGCCGGGTGTCTGTTCCTCACGGCGCTGGCGGTCAAGACCCCGTGGTCGGTGCTGCCGTTGCCGGTCGTCGCGGCCTCCGGCGCGGCGGCGAGCGTCGCGCTGTGGTGGCGGCGCGGCCGGCCGCAGGTCGCGGTGGTGGCCGGGGCGCTCGGGTACGTGTTCTCCGGCAACCCCGGCCCGCTGCTCGTCGCGCTGTACGGCGCCGGCGCCTACGCCTCGCGGCGGTCGGCCGCGTTGCTCGGGGTGGTCGGCTGGGCCGGGGCGGTCGGCTGGTCGTGGACCGACGCCGGGCGTTTCCCGGCCTGGGACGCGGCGTACTTCGCCGTCGGCGTCACGGTGATCGTCGGGCTCGGCGTGCACATCGCGACCCGGCGTGAGCTGCAAGAGGCCTGGCGCGAGCGGGCCGAGCGGGCCGACGCCGAGCGGCAGTTCCACGACGAGCAGGCCCGGGCGGCCGAGCGCAACCGGATCGCCCGCGAGATGCACGACGTCCTCGCCCACAAGGTCTCGCTGATCGCGCTGCACGCCGGCGCGCTCGAGCTGACCGCGGACGGTGGCGCCGACCGCGTCCGCGAAGGTGCGGGTCTGATCCGGGTGACCGCGCGCGAGGCGCTGACCGAGCTGCGCACGGTCCTCGGCATCCTGCAGACCGGCATCGAGACGTCCGCCAGCCTGCCGACGCTGGTCGCGGACGCCACCCGGGCCGGCCAGGAGGTGACGCTGGACGACCGGGCGGGGGAGTTGCCCGCGCCGGTCGCCCGGGTCGTCCAGCGGGTCGTCCAGGAGGGACTCACCAATGCCCGCAAGCACGCGCCGGGCACGGCGGTGCGGGTGGTCGTCGCCCGGGACGAATCGGCCGTCACCGTGTCGGTGGTGAACGCGCTGGCCGCGGGGGCGCCGGCCGAGGGCGCGCCGGCCGACGGGGCGCTGGCCGGGCCGGCAGGGTCGGCGGGGTCCGCAGGGTCGGCCGGGTCGGCGCGGTCGGCCGGGGGCGGGCTGGATCTGCCCGGGTCCGGGTCGGGGCTGGTCGGCCTGGCCGAGCGCATCCGGCTGGTGGACGGCGAGTGGGATGCTCGCGCGGTGGACGGTGAGTGGCGGGTGCGGGCGACCGTGCCGGTCGCGGCGCCCTCGGCGGAAGAGCGACCGGCCGCGTCCGGAAGTGCGGAGGCTTCGCGGTGA